One Vicugna pacos chromosome 31, VicPac4, whole genome shotgun sequence genomic region harbors:
- the LOC140690608 gene encoding uncharacterized protein, translated as MTGRSSTVCSERFWKLTCELRSLGSSSISNLHSFPDQTPKPSSTEGGSPSITLIHPQNSARLPRIQQPQQASRYTPTFHLESNRYLPSPMAAASCQCWGRGCIRREVPKLGSWSQNQLWGYFALDSLSSVSQASAVHSCKSQHITFNPMSPVRLRVCVQGVLRPHPVFGSNRPLFGKCPVPRAGCQGPWTRSWRRELRNFLKSTLALRMFLPVSARINRSHECLLSLVSSTAVSTPVFSIVAEHLSSMCSHLSSIRAASFSPSFSSCLP; from the exons atgacaggcagatcttccactgtctgctctgaaaggttctggaaactgacctgtgaactcaggtctttgggcagcagcagtatctcaaacttacacagcttcccggaccaaacacctaagccaagctccacagagggcggcagcccctccatcacactgatccacccacagaactctgcccggttacctaggatccaacagccacaacaagcctcgcggtacacaccaacattccacctggaatccaaccggtacctgccatccccaatggctgctgcatcttgtcagtgttgggggaggggctgcatccgacgagaggtgcctaag ctcggatcttggtctcagaatcaactgtggggatattttgcgctggattctttgagttctgtcagccaagcatctgctgtgcactcttgtaaatctcagcacatcaccttcaatcccatgtctcctgtccgcttgagagtgtgcgtccaag gtgtcctgaggcctcatcctgtctttggaagtaacaggcctctcttcggcaagtgtcctgtgccaagggctgg atgtcagggaccttggacccgttcttggagaagagaattgaggaacttcctcaagtccacgttggcactccgtatgtttctgccagtatcagcgaggatcaataggtctcatgaatgtcttttgagcctggtatcctctacagctgtctccacgccagtattctccattgtagcagaacatctctcatccatgtgttcgcatctctcctcaatccgtgcagccagcttttcgcccagcttctcttcgtgtctcccctaa